One stretch of Caldinitratiruptor microaerophilus DNA includes these proteins:
- the rplN gene encoding 50S ribosomal protein L14 has translation MIQPQTRLVVADNTGAKEIMCIRVLGGSFRRYGNIGDVIVASVKEATPGGVVKKGDVVKAVIVRSRKGLRRPDGSYIRFDENAAVILRDDKEPRGTRIFGPVARELRERDFMKIISLAPEVL, from the coding sequence GTGATCCAGCCTCAGACGCGGCTGGTGGTCGCCGACAACACCGGCGCCAAGGAGATCATGTGCATCCGCGTGCTCGGCGGGTCCTTCCGGCGCTACGGCAACATCGGCGACGTCATCGTGGCCTCGGTGAAGGAGGCCACGCCCGGCGGCGTGGTCAAGAAGGGCGACGTGGTGAAGGCCGTGATCGTGCGCTCCCGCAAGGGCCTGCGCCGCCCCGACGGGTCGTACATCCGCTTTGACGAGAACGCCGCCGTGATCCTGCGCGACGACAAGGAGCCGCGCGGCACCCGCATCTTCGGCCCGGTGGCCCGGGAGCTGCGCGAGCGCGACTTCATGAAGATCATCTCACTGGCCCCCGAGGTCCTGTGA
- the rplX gene encoding 50S ribosomal protein L24, whose protein sequence is MTGKVHVKKGDTVVVITGKDKDKRGKVLQVLPKENRVIVEGVNIVKRHTRPRPGLTQSGIIEKPAPIHASNVMVYCERCGAPRRARHKVLQDGQKVRVCVKCGESFDK, encoded by the coding sequence GTGACCGGGAAGGTGCACGTCAAGAAGGGCGACACCGTGGTCGTCATCACGGGGAAGGACAAGGACAAGCGGGGCAAGGTCCTGCAGGTCCTGCCGAAGGAGAACCGGGTGATCGTCGAGGGCGTCAACATCGTGAAGCGCCACACCCGGCCCCGCCCCGGGCTCACGCAGAGCGGGATCATCGAGAAGCCGGCCCCCATCCACGCCTCGAACGTCATGGTGTACTGCGAGCGCTGCGGGGCTCCCCGCCGTGCCCGGCACAAGGTGCTCCAGGACGGGCAGAAGGTGCGGGTCTGCGTGAAGTGCGGGGAGAGCTTCGACAAGTAG
- the rplE gene encoding 50S ribosomal protein L5, whose product MARLREKYLKEVVPALQKRFGYKSPMQVPRIEKVVLNMGVGEAVHNEKALDAAVNDLATITGQRPVITRARKSIAAFKIRQGNPIGAKVTLRGERMWDFLDRLIHVALPRVRDFRGVSPKAFDGRGNYSLGLKEQLIFPEIDYDKVDKIRGMDVVIVTTARTDEEAKALLAGLGMPFRE is encoded by the coding sequence GTGGCCCGGCTGAGGGAGAAGTACTTGAAGGAAGTCGTACCGGCCCTTCAGAAGCGCTTCGGTTACAAGAGCCCCATGCAGGTACCCCGTATCGAGAAGGTCGTGCTCAACATGGGCGTCGGCGAGGCGGTCCACAACGAGAAGGCCCTGGACGCCGCCGTGAACGACCTGGCGACCATCACCGGCCAGCGCCCGGTCATCACCCGGGCCCGGAAGTCCATCGCCGCCTTCAAGATCCGGCAGGGCAACCCCATCGGCGCCAAGGTGACGCTGCGGGGCGAGCGCATGTGGGACTTCCTCGATCGCCTCATCCACGTCGCCCTGCCGCGGGTGCGGGACTTCCGCGGGGTGTCCCCCAAGGCCTTCGACGGGCGGGGGAACTACTCGCTCGGGCTGAAGGAGCAGCTGATCTTCCCGGAGATCGACTACGACAAGGTCGACAAGATCCGGGGCATGGACGTGGTGATCGTCACCACGGCCCGGACGGACGAGGAGGCCAAGGCGCTGCTGGCCGGCCTGGGGATGCCGTTCCGGGAGTGA
- a CDS encoding type Z 30S ribosomal protein S14 — MATKAWIAKQQREPKFKVRRYNRCKLCGRPRAYMRRFGICRHCFRNLAHRGEIPGVKKASW, encoded by the coding sequence GTGGCAACCAAGGCATGGATCGCCAAGCAGCAGCGTGAGCCCAAGTTCAAGGTGCGCCGCTACAACCGCTGCAAGCTGTGCGGCCGGCCGCGGGCGTACATGCGCCGGTTCGGCATCTGCCGTCACTGCTTCCGCAACCTGGCGCACCGGGGCGAGATCCCCGGCGTGAAGAAGGCCAGCTGGTAG
- the rpsH gene encoding 30S ribosomal protein S8 — protein MVVSDPIADFLTRIRNANQVFHERVEVPGSKMKRAIAEILKREGYIRDYEWIDDGKQGILRVYLRYGPGKTRVIQGLRRISRPGLRIYAKRDQIPRVLGGLGIAILSTSRGIMTDKEARRQGVGGEVLCYVW, from the coding sequence GTGGTCGTGTCCGATCCCATCGCGGACTTCCTGACCCGCATCCGCAACGCGAACCAGGTTTTCCACGAGCGGGTCGAGGTTCCCGGCTCGAAGATGAAGCGGGCCATCGCCGAGATCCTGAAGCGCGAGGGTTACATCCGCGACTACGAGTGGATCGACGACGGCAAGCAGGGCATCCTGCGCGTCTACCTGCGCTACGGCCCCGGCAAGACCCGGGTCATCCAGGGGCTCCGCCGGATCTCCCGGCCGGGCCTGAGGATCTACGCCAAGCGGGACCAGATCCCGCGGGTGCTCGGCGGGCTCGGGATTGCCATCCTGTCGACCTCGCGCGGCATCATGACCGACAAGGAAGCCCGCCGCCAGGGCGTCGGCGGCGAGGTCCTGTGCTACGTCTGGTAA
- the rplF gene encoding 50S ribosomal protein L6 — protein sequence MSRVGKKPIPIPAGVEVKVEGNTVRVKGPKGQLERQVHPDMEVRVEDGHIVVRRPSDERQHRALHGLTRTLVANMVEGVTKGYEKALELVGTGYRAAKTGNKLTLTVGFSHPVEITPPAGIQIEVPRPTEIRISGMDKELVGQFAADVRSVRPPEPYLGKGIRYVGEKVRRKVGKTGKK from the coding sequence ATGTCGCGAGTCGGGAAGAAGCCGATCCCCATCCCCGCCGGCGTGGAAGTGAAGGTCGAGGGCAACACCGTCCGGGTGAAGGGGCCCAAGGGCCAGTTGGAGCGCCAGGTGCACCCGGACATGGAGGTCCGGGTCGAGGACGGCCACATCGTCGTGCGGCGGCCCTCCGACGAGCGCCAGCACCGGGCCCTGCACGGGCTCACCCGCACCCTCGTCGCCAACATGGTGGAGGGCGTGACCAAGGGCTACGAGAAGGCACTGGAACTGGTGGGTACCGGCTACCGTGCCGCCAAGACGGGCAACAAGCTCACGCTGACCGTGGGCTTCAGCCATCCGGTGGAGATCACCCCGCCGGCGGGGATCCAGATCGAGGTGCCCCGGCCCACCGAGATCCGCATCAGCGGCATGGACAAGGAACTCGTCGGCCAGTTCGCCGCGGACGTCCGGTCGGTGCGCCCGCCGGAGCCGTACCTGGGCAAGGGCATCCGCTACGTGGGCGAGAAGGTCCGGCGCAAGGTCGGCAAGACCGGCAAGAAGTAG
- the rplR gene encoding 50S ribosomal protein L18 has product MLVKVSRNEARKVRHLRIRKKVHGTAERPRLSVFRSHKHMYAQIIDDDRGHTLVAASTLDPEVRQKVQSTGTAEAARVVGEVLAARARAKGIERVVFDRGGYLYHGRVAALAEGARAGGLEF; this is encoded by the coding sequence ATGCTGGTGAAGGTGTCTCGAAACGAGGCGCGCAAGGTGCGGCACCTGCGGATCCGCAAGAAGGTCCACGGGACCGCCGAGCGCCCGCGGCTGAGCGTGTTCCGTTCCCACAAGCACATGTACGCGCAGATCATCGACGACGACAGGGGCCACACCCTCGTCGCCGCCTCCACGCTGGACCCCGAGGTGCGCCAGAAGGTCCAGTCGACCGGCACCGCGGAGGCAGCCCGGGTGGTGGGCGAGGTGCTGGCGGCCCGGGCCAGGGCGAAGGGCATCGAGCGGGTCGTGTTCGACCGCGGCGGCTACCTCTACCACGGCCGGGTCGCGGCTCTGGCCGAGGGCGCCCGGGCCGGCGGCCTGGAGTTCTGA
- the rpsE gene encoding 30S ribosomal protein S5, with protein sequence MPRVDANQPELKEKLVEIRRVAKTVKGGRRMSFSALVVVGDGAGRVGAGTGKAAEIPEAIRKAIDAAKKNLMTVPLKGTTIPHEALGHWGAGKVLIRPASPGTGVIAGGAVRAVLELAGVRDVLSKSLGSNNANNVVLATLDALRQLRSAEQVARTRGKTVEEIVG encoded by the coding sequence GTGCCGCGGGTCGACGCGAATCAGCCCGAACTCAAGGAGAAGCTAGTGGAGATCCGCCGGGTGGCCAAGACCGTCAAGGGCGGCCGGCGGATGAGCTTCAGCGCCCTGGTCGTCGTGGGCGACGGCGCCGGCCGCGTCGGGGCCGGCACCGGCAAGGCGGCCGAGATCCCCGAGGCCATCCGCAAGGCCATCGACGCCGCCAAGAAGAACCTGATGACGGTCCCCCTGAAGGGGACCACGATCCCGCACGAGGCCCTCGGGCACTGGGGGGCGGGCAAGGTCCTGATCCGGCCGGCCTCGCCCGGTACCGGCGTCATCGCCGGCGGCGCCGTGCGGGCCGTGCTCGAGCTCGCCGGCGTCCGGGACGTGCTCTCCAAGTCCCTCGGTTCCAACAACGCGAACAACGTCGTGCTGGCCACGCTGGACGCCCTCCGCCAGTTGCGGAGCGCCGAACAGGTGGCCCGCACCCGGGGCAAGACGGTGGAGGAAATCGTCGGCTGA
- the rpmD gene encoding 50S ribosomal protein L30, protein MAGKLIITLKRGLAGKRYDQVATVRSLGLRKPGQSTEKPDNPSVRGMIEKVRHLVDVREA, encoded by the coding sequence GTGGCTGGTAAGCTCATCATCACCCTGAAGCGCGGCCTGGCGGGGAAGCGGTACGATCAGGTCGCCACGGTCCGTTCCCTGGGCCTCCGCAAGCCCGGCCAGTCGACGGAGAAGCCGGACAACCCGTCGGTCCGGGGCATGATCGAAAAGGTCCGCCACCTGGTGGACGTCCGGGAGGCTTGA
- the rplO gene encoding 50S ribosomal protein L15 has translation MQLHDLRPAPGSKHPRKRVGRGIGSGHGKTATRGTKGQWARTGTSIRPGFEGGQMPLQRRTPKRGFTNAPFRKEYEVVNLSALERFEDGTVVTPELLRQARLVHGDRPVKILGRGDLARKLTVQAHAFSQSAMEKIAAAGGKAEILGQPGDDRPADEVK, from the coding sequence ATGCAGCTTCACGATCTGCGCCCCGCGCCGGGGTCCAAGCACCCCCGAAAGCGCGTGGGCCGGGGCATCGGCTCCGGGCACGGGAAGACCGCGACCCGGGGCACCAAGGGCCAGTGGGCCCGCACCGGCACGAGCATCCGCCCCGGCTTCGAGGGCGGCCAGATGCCGCTCCAGCGGCGGACCCCCAAGCGCGGCTTCACCAACGCGCCCTTCCGCAAGGAGTATGAGGTCGTCAACCTGTCGGCCCTTGAACGTTTCGAGGATGGTACCGTGGTCACCCCGGAGCTTCTGCGGCAGGCGCGGCTCGTGCACGGCGACCGGCCGGTCAAGATCCTGGGCCGGGGCGACCTGGCCAGGAAGCTCACGGTGCAGGCCCACGCCTTCAGCCAGTCGGCGATGGAGAAGATCGCCGCCGCCGGGGGGAAGGCGGAGATCCTCGGCCAGCCGGGGGACGACCGGCCGGCCGACGAGGTGAAGTAG